The Pangasianodon hypophthalmus isolate fPanHyp1 chromosome 5, fPanHyp1.pri, whole genome shotgun sequence genome includes a window with the following:
- the LOC113526158 gene encoding ras-related protein Rap-2a isoform X1: MREYKVVVLGSGGVGKSALTVQFVTGTFIEKYDPTIEDFYRKEIEVDSSPSVLEILDTAGTEQFASMRDLYIKNGQGFILVYSLVNQQSFQDIKPMRDQIIRVKRYEKVPVILVGNKVDLESEREVSVSEGQALAEEWGCPFIETSAKSKTMVDELFAEIVRQMDYAAQPDKDDPCCSSCNIQ; the protein is encoded by the exons ATGCGCGAGTATAAAGTGGTGGTGCTGGGCAGCGGCGGCGTGGGCAAATCCGCCCTCACCGTGCAGTTCGTCACCGGCACGTTCATCGAGAAGTACGACCCGACCATCGAGGACTTCTACCGCAAGGAGATAGAAGTGGACTCGTCGCCCTCGGTGCTCGAGATCCTGGACACAGCCGGCACGGAGCAGTTCGCCTCCATGCGCGACCTGTACATCAAGAACGGCCAGGGCTTCATCCTGGTGTACAGCCTGGTGAACCAGCAGAGCTTCCAGGACATCAAGCCCATGAGGGACCAAATCATCCGCGTGAAAAG GTATGAGAAGGTGCCGGTGATCCTGGTGGGCAATAAGGTGGATCTGGAGAGTGAGCGGGAGGTGTCGGTGAGCGAGGGTCAGGCTCTGGCTGAGGAATGGGGCTGCCCCTTTATCGAGACCTCAGCCAAGAGCAAGACCATGGTGGATGAACTGTTCGCCGAAATCGTCCGACAGATGGACTATGCAGCGCAGCCAGACAAAGACGATCCCTGCTGCTCTTCCTGCAATATACAATAA
- the LOC113526158 gene encoding ras-related protein Rap-2a isoform X2 — translation MREYKVVVLGSGGVGKSALTVQFVTGTFIEKYDPTIEDFYRKEIEVDSSPSVLEILDTAGTEQFASMRDLYIKNGQGFILVYSLVNQQSFQDIKPMRDQIIRVKRYEKVPVILVGNKVDLESEREVSVSEGQALAEEWGCPFIETSAKSKTMVDELFAEIVRQMDYAKQKYMGKKGKKKKKKKKHGTSMVGLFVSFGPQAVECDVNY, via the exons ATGCGCGAGTATAAAGTGGTGGTGCTGGGCAGCGGCGGCGTGGGCAAATCCGCCCTCACCGTGCAGTTCGTCACCGGCACGTTCATCGAGAAGTACGACCCGACCATCGAGGACTTCTACCGCAAGGAGATAGAAGTGGACTCGTCGCCCTCGGTGCTCGAGATCCTGGACACAGCCGGCACGGAGCAGTTCGCCTCCATGCGCGACCTGTACATCAAGAACGGCCAGGGCTTCATCCTGGTGTACAGCCTGGTGAACCAGCAGAGCTTCCAGGACATCAAGCCCATGAGGGACCAAATCATCCGCGTGAAAAG GTATGAGAAGGTGCCGGTGATCCTGGTGGGCAATAAGGTGGATCTGGAGAGTGAGCGGGAGGTGTCGGTGAGCGAGGGTCAGGCTCTGGCTGAGGAATGGGGCTGCCCCTTTATCGAGACCTCAGCCAAGAGCAAGACCATGGTGGATGAACTGTTCGCCGAAATCGTCCGACAGATGGACTATGCA aagcAAAAGTACATGGGcaaaaagggtaaaaaaaaaaaaaaaaaaaaaaaacatggaactTCTATGGTTGGCTTATTTGTGAGTTTTGGGCCACAGGCTGTCGAGTGCGATGTAAATTATTGA